In Cystobacter fuscus DSM 2262, a single window of DNA contains:
- a CDS encoding DUF423 domain-containing protein — protein sequence MRLWLILGAASAFLSVAAGAFGAHALRTRLPPDMQTIFETGARYHMYHSLGLIAVGLLAHLRPSPLLNGAGWALVVGIVLFSGSLYALALSGVRVLGAITPLGGVGFLVGWVLFALAAWRQG from the coding sequence ATGCGTCTGTGGCTCATTCTCGGCGCGGCAAGCGCGTTCCTGTCTGTGGCGGCTGGAGCTTTCGGTGCACATGCCCTGCGCACGAGGCTCCCTCCGGACATGCAAACCATCTTCGAAACAGGCGCGCGTTACCACATGTATCACTCGCTGGGGCTCATCGCGGTCGGTCTGCTCGCGCACCTGCGGCCCAGCCCCCTGCTCAACGGCGCGGGATGGGCCCTGGTGGTGGGCATCGTGCTCTTCTCCGGCAGCCTGTACGCCCTGGCGCTCTCCGGCGTGCGCGTCCTGGGCGCCATCACTCCCCTGGGAGGCGTGGGCTTCCTCGTGGGCTGGGTGCTGTTCGCCCTCGCCGCCTGGCGGCAGGGCTGA
- a CDS encoding SET domain-containing protein has protein sequence MPAPSSKKPTSRKSSPPALQPFELRPSSIQGQGAFATRPIKKGDRIIEYLGERITQDEADERYDDSAMARHHTFLFSVDDDTVIDAARGGNDARFINHSCAPNCQAFLEDERIYIYALRDIAVGDELSYDYGYERTEDMGPEEEALYVCRCGAPNCRGTILAPLKKEEPKKKASAKKSSKKTSSSKKKSSKKAPSKVGGKRASKARSGRGDKGRTRAARG, from the coding sequence ATGCCAGCTCCCTCCTCCAAGAAGCCCACTTCCCGTAAGTCCTCTCCTCCCGCGCTCCAGCCCTTCGAGCTGCGGCCCTCGTCCATCCAGGGTCAGGGCGCCTTCGCCACGCGCCCCATCAAGAAGGGCGATCGCATCATCGAGTACCTCGGCGAGCGCATCACCCAGGACGAGGCGGACGAGCGCTACGACGACAGTGCCATGGCGCGCCACCACACCTTCCTCTTCAGCGTGGACGACGACACGGTCATCGACGCGGCGCGGGGGGGCAACGACGCCCGGTTCATCAACCACTCGTGCGCTCCCAACTGTCAGGCCTTCCTGGAGGACGAGCGCATCTACATCTACGCCCTGCGCGACATCGCCGTGGGCGATGAGCTCAGCTACGACTACGGCTACGAGCGCACCGAGGACATGGGCCCCGAGGAGGAGGCGCTCTACGTCTGCCGCTGTGGCGCTCCCAATTGCCGGGGCACCATCCTCGCTCCCCTGAAGAAGGAGGAGCCCAAGAAGAAGGCATCCGCGAAGAAGTCCTCGAAGAAGACTTCTTCCTCGAAGAAGAAGTCGTCGAAGAAGGCGCCCTCGAAGGTGGGGGGCAAGCGCGCGTCCAAGGCCCGGTCCGGACGGGGGGACAAGGGCCGCACGCGCGCGGCCCGCGGGTAA
- a CDS encoding dipeptidyl-peptidase 5 — MTLSLFAALALTAAPTAPQPYTAQDQVMMRRIQDPSVSPDGKRIAFVLRTTDLEANRGRTDLWLVNTDGTSPRQLTFTPESEGQPTWSPDGQSLFFLSSRGGSSQVFLLPLDGGESRAVTKLPLDVSAFRLSRDGRMLAVALEVYPDCPTLECTPQRQKEQAQKKSTGRVHEQLFVRHWDTWADGRRSHLFVLPVDGSAAPRDVMAGMDADGPSKPFGGPEEFTFTPDGKGLVFTARDVGRTEAWSTDLDLFLASVERPGKPRKLTEKNRATDTQPVFSPDGKTLAYLAMSRPGFEADRLRVVLRAWPEGPERVLAESWDRSAGALTWSADGKSLLATAADTGQQPVFSLDVASGQVRTLMGQGSCSDPRALPDGRVVFLRDDLKSPADLYVMRADGSEPRQLTRVNADALARIRFGDFEQFSFPGWNGEKVHAFVVKPVDFEPKKKYPVAFLIHGGPQGSFGNHFHYRWNPQAYAGRGYVAVMVDFHGSTGYGQAFTDSISGDWGGKPLEDLRKGLEAALARYPFMDAGRVCALGASYGGFMINWLESQEPERFRCLVNHDGNLDEKMAYFNTEELWFPEWEHGGTPWEKPEGFTKHNPIDHVAKWKTPMLVIHGGQDFRVVDTQGLSTFTVLQRRGIPSKLLYFPDENHWVVKPANSLQWHEEVLSWLDQWTKNPAPKAKAAK, encoded by the coding sequence TTGACCCTCTCCCTCTTCGCGGCGCTCGCCCTGACCGCCGCGCCCACCGCCCCTCAGCCGTACACCGCCCAGGATCAGGTGATGATGCGCCGGATCCAGGATCCGAGCGTGTCTCCGGATGGCAAGCGCATCGCCTTCGTGCTGCGCACCACGGACCTGGAGGCCAACCGCGGCCGCACCGATCTGTGGCTCGTCAACACGGACGGGACTTCCCCGCGTCAGCTCACCTTCACTCCGGAGAGCGAGGGGCAGCCCACCTGGAGCCCCGATGGTCAGAGCCTCTTCTTCCTCTCCTCGCGGGGCGGCTCGAGCCAGGTGTTCCTCCTGCCCCTGGACGGGGGGGAGTCGCGCGCCGTCACGAAGCTGCCCCTGGACGTGAGCGCCTTCCGCCTGTCGCGCGATGGCCGGATGCTCGCCGTGGCCCTGGAGGTCTACCCCGACTGCCCCACGCTGGAGTGCACCCCCCAGCGCCAGAAGGAGCAGGCGCAGAAGAAGAGCACGGGCCGCGTCCATGAGCAGCTCTTCGTCCGGCACTGGGACACCTGGGCGGATGGCCGGCGCTCGCACCTCTTCGTGCTGCCGGTGGATGGCTCCGCCGCCCCGCGTGACGTGATGGCGGGCATGGACGCGGACGGTCCCAGCAAGCCCTTCGGCGGCCCGGAGGAGTTCACCTTCACTCCGGATGGCAAGGGGCTCGTCTTCACCGCGCGCGACGTGGGCCGCACGGAGGCGTGGAGCACGGACCTGGATCTCTTCCTCGCCTCCGTGGAGCGTCCCGGCAAGCCGCGCAAGCTCACCGAGAAGAACCGCGCCACGGACACCCAGCCCGTGTTCAGCCCGGATGGCAAGACGCTCGCCTACCTCGCCATGTCACGCCCCGGCTTCGAGGCGGACCGGCTGCGCGTGGTGCTGCGCGCGTGGCCGGAGGGCCCGGAGCGCGTCCTCGCCGAGTCGTGGGATCGCTCGGCGGGCGCGCTCACCTGGAGCGCGGACGGCAAGTCGTTGCTCGCCACCGCGGCGGACACGGGGCAGCAGCCCGTCTTCTCCCTGGATGTGGCGAGCGGTCAGGTGCGCACGCTCATGGGGCAGGGAAGCTGCTCGGATCCCCGCGCCCTGCCGGATGGCCGCGTCGTCTTCCTTCGCGATGATCTCAAGTCACCCGCGGACCTGTACGTGATGCGCGCGGATGGGAGCGAGCCGCGCCAGCTCACGCGCGTCAACGCGGACGCCCTGGCACGCATCCGCTTCGGCGACTTCGAGCAGTTCTCCTTCCCGGGTTGGAATGGCGAGAAGGTGCACGCCTTCGTGGTGAAGCCGGTCGACTTCGAGCCGAAGAAGAAGTACCCGGTGGCCTTCCTCATCCACGGCGGTCCCCAGGGCAGCTTCGGCAACCACTTCCACTACCGGTGGAACCCGCAGGCGTACGCGGGCCGGGGCTACGTGGCGGTGATGGTCGACTTCCACGGCTCCACGGGCTACGGCCAGGCCTTCACCGACTCCATCAGCGGGGACTGGGGTGGCAAGCCCCTGGAGGATCTTCGCAAGGGGCTGGAGGCCGCGCTCGCCCGCTACCCCTTCATGGACGCCGGCCGGGTGTGCGCGCTGGGCGCCAGCTATGGCGGCTTCATGATCAACTGGCTCGAGAGCCAGGAGCCCGAGCGCTTCCGCTGCCTGGTGAATCATGACGGCAACCTCGACGAGAAGATGGCGTACTTCAACACCGAGGAGCTGTGGTTCCCCGAGTGGGAGCACGGGGGCACGCCGTGGGAGAAGCCCGAGGGCTTCACCAAGCACAACCCGATCGATCACGTGGCGAAGTGGAAGACGCCCATGCTGGTCATCCACGGTGGGCAGGACTTCCGCGTGGTGGACACGCAGGGCCTGTCCACCTTCACCGTGCTGCAGCGCCGGGGCATCCCCTCCAAGCTGCTCTACTTCCCGGATGAGAACCACTGGGTGGTCAAGCCCGCCAACAGCCTGCAGTGGCACGAGGAGGTGCTGAGCTGGTTGGACCAGTGGACGAAGAACCCGGCGCCCAAGGCGAAGGCCGCGAAGTAG
- a CDS encoding catalase family protein, which translates to MTHYIRYTDSVEVRQADEDALIQKIVTSMGRVNRAHFEHHRHALRDAHAKSHGVLVGTLTVLDGLPEHLRQGVFAEPRSYPIVVRFSSAPGELQSDRIATLRGMAIKMLGVEGNKVLPEHRDEKTQDWLLVNHPVIPFGDVSAYWKAQQFAESRGSTSEFSKQLTSTLARGAHKVLGLAGVHNETVKVLAVRNTHPLGETFHSMAALRFGDYLAKLSAAPLSPELRRLTGRELDIDEPSSGVRDLVTAFFDAHPAEYELRAQLCTDLERMPVEDASVEWPESLSPHQPIARISLPRQDAYSPARRVYADDVLSFNPWHCIEAHRPLGSIMRVRRTAYEASSRFRHEMNVRPRVEPRDISDIPA; encoded by the coding sequence ATGACGCACTACATTCGCTACACCGATTCCGTGGAGGTCCGCCAGGCGGACGAGGACGCGCTGATCCAGAAGATCGTCACGTCGATGGGACGGGTGAACCGCGCTCACTTCGAGCACCACCGTCATGCCCTGCGCGACGCGCACGCCAAGAGCCATGGGGTGCTCGTGGGCACGTTGACCGTGCTCGACGGTCTGCCGGAGCACCTGCGCCAGGGGGTCTTCGCCGAGCCGCGCAGCTACCCCATCGTGGTGCGCTTCTCCTCGGCGCCGGGAGAGCTGCAGAGCGATCGCATCGCGACCCTGCGGGGCATGGCCATCAAGATGCTGGGGGTGGAGGGGAACAAGGTCCTGCCGGAGCACCGGGACGAGAAGACCCAGGACTGGCTGCTGGTCAATCATCCGGTCATCCCGTTCGGGGATGTCTCCGCCTATTGGAAGGCCCAGCAGTTCGCCGAGAGCCGTGGCTCCACTTCCGAGTTCTCCAAGCAGCTCACCTCCACGCTCGCGCGAGGTGCCCACAAGGTGCTGGGGCTGGCCGGCGTCCACAACGAGACGGTGAAGGTTCTGGCGGTGCGCAACACCCATCCGCTGGGGGAGACGTTCCACAGCATGGCCGCGCTGCGCTTCGGGGACTACCTCGCGAAGCTCAGCGCCGCCCCCTTGTCCCCGGAGCTCCGGCGGCTCACGGGCAGGGAACTCGACATCGATGAGCCGTCCTCGGGCGTGCGCGACCTCGTCACCGCCTTCTTCGACGCGCACCCGGCGGAGTACGAATTGAGGGCCCAGCTGTGCACGGACCTGGAGCGCATGCCGGTGGAGGACGCCTCGGTCGAGTGGCCCGAGAGCCTGTCGCCCCACCAGCCCATCGCGAGGATCTCCCTGCCCCGTCAGGACGCCTACAGCCCCGCGCGCCGCGTCTACGCCGATGACGTGCTGTCCTTCAACCCCTGGCATTGCATCGAGGCGCATCGCCCCCTGGGCTCCATCATGCGCGTGCGGCGCACGGCCTATGAGGCCTCCTCCCGCTTCCGGCACGAGATGAACGTGCGCCCGCGCGTGGAGCCCCGAGACATCTCGGACATTCCGGCCTGA
- a CDS encoding aminotransferase class V-fold PLP-dependent enzyme yields the protein MAPSPDFDAYRSEFPIVREQLAFNHAGVSPTSQRAATAIREWSEDLLLHGVRYERGWEARTEATRALAARIIGAEPEEIAFVRNTGHGLGLVAEGLDWRPGDEVAVAASIEYPSNVYPWLHLRDRGVSVREIEAREGGVTPEAVAAALTPRTRLVAVSSVQFASGHRTDLEAIGALCERAGVLFCVDGIQSVGCIPVDVKKCRIHFLSADSHKWMIGVAGIGFFYVDRNVLPRVRPVLVGWRSTTDLWNFNRSHFELRPDARKFEEGSHNYAGIYALHAALGLLLEVGMDAVAARIRELLVHADAELRALGCSTGPTPEHRAGILTFLPPRGDVTALAAHLTEHLVSFSLRRGRIRLSPHFYIQPAEVDRVVALVRDFSGR from the coding sequence ATGGCTCCGTCCCCTGATTTCGACGCCTACCGCTCCGAGTTCCCCATCGTGCGCGAGCAGCTCGCCTTCAACCACGCGGGCGTCTCGCCCACGAGCCAGCGGGCCGCCACCGCCATCCGGGAGTGGTCGGAGGATCTGCTGCTGCACGGCGTGCGCTACGAGCGGGGTTGGGAGGCGCGCACCGAGGCCACCCGGGCGCTCGCCGCCCGCATCATCGGCGCCGAGCCCGAGGAGATCGCCTTCGTGCGCAACACGGGCCATGGACTCGGCCTCGTCGCCGAGGGGCTCGACTGGCGCCCCGGGGACGAGGTCGCCGTCGCCGCGTCCATCGAGTACCCCTCCAACGTCTATCCCTGGCTGCACCTGCGCGACCGCGGCGTGAGCGTGCGGGAGATCGAAGCGCGCGAGGGCGGGGTGACCCCCGAGGCCGTGGCCGCCGCGCTGACCCCCCGCACCCGGCTCGTCGCCGTGAGCTCCGTGCAGTTCGCCTCGGGCCACCGCACGGACCTGGAGGCCATTGGAGCGTTGTGCGAGCGCGCGGGCGTCCTCTTCTGCGTGGATGGCATCCAGAGCGTGGGTTGCATCCCCGTGGACGTGAAGAAGTGCCGCATCCACTTCCTCAGCGCTGACAGCCACAAGTGGATGATCGGCGTGGCGGGCATCGGCTTCTTCTACGTGGACCGGAACGTGTTGCCGCGCGTGCGGCCCGTGCTCGTCGGCTGGCGCTCCACCACCGACCTCTGGAACTTCAACCGGTCCCACTTCGAGCTGCGCCCGGATGCCAGGAAGTTCGAGGAGGGCAGCCACAACTACGCGGGCATCTACGCGCTCCACGCCGCCCTGGGCCTGCTGCTGGAGGTGGGGATGGACGCCGTCGCGGCGCGCATCCGCGAGCTGCTCGTCCACGCGGACGCGGAGCTGCGTGCCCTGGGGTGCTCCACCGGCCCCACCCCCGAGCACCGCGCGGGAATCCTCACCTTCCTGCCGCCTCGGGGGGATGTGACGGCGCTCGCCGCGCACCTCACCGAGCACCTCGTGAGCTTCTCCCTGCGCCGGGGCCGCATCCGCCTCTCGCCCCACTTCTACATCCAGCCCGCCGAGGTGGACCGCGTCGTGGCGCTGGTGCGTGACTTCTCCGGACGGTGA
- a CDS encoding amidase, producing the protein MNTNELASLARLDGMAQAELCARGEVSAAELFDACLARIDALNPLLRPVVTVARERPLPAGPGPFSGVPFLVKDSTPWPGLRWSMGSRLFAANVAQRQTPYGKRLEESGLVCAGKSAASEFGLLASTETLLEGVTHNPWELACSATGSSGGSAVAVAAGLVPLAHANDGGGSLRIPASACGLFGFKPSRGRTVPASFVSSDFGDMTSDHCISRSVRDSALLLSLTEDRSSAAPVGFVRDPIARRLRIAAWTRTAMGEEPEPRVRRAYDEAVALLSELGHEVEPITPPLFEGPELGDAFFLVSGAAVADVVERIDQTRDEPVQHDELEPFTWGLVETFLARGPDALPRARAAFARAVRAYGEATRGYDVVLTPTIATEPWRIGHLSPIHGREELLRRTGRALGYTPIQNIAGCPGMSVPLHFPGDGPPIGTHFAAAPGADALLLGLAYQLEQARPWKERWAPYSIPALF; encoded by the coding sequence GTGAACACGAACGAACTGGCGTCGCTCGCTCGCCTCGACGGCATGGCTCAGGCGGAGCTGTGTGCTCGGGGCGAGGTCTCGGCGGCCGAGTTGTTCGACGCGTGCCTGGCTCGCATCGACGCGTTGAACCCGCTGTTGCGTCCGGTCGTCACGGTCGCCCGCGAGCGCCCCCTCCCGGCGGGTCCGGGGCCATTTTCCGGAGTGCCCTTCCTGGTGAAGGACTCCACGCCCTGGCCCGGTCTGCGATGGTCGATGGGCTCGCGGTTGTTCGCGGCCAATGTCGCCCAGCGGCAGACGCCCTATGGCAAACGGCTCGAGGAGTCGGGGCTCGTGTGTGCCGGCAAGAGCGCGGCATCGGAGTTCGGATTGCTCGCCAGCACCGAGACGTTGCTCGAGGGCGTGACGCACAATCCGTGGGAGCTCGCCTGCTCGGCCACGGGCTCGTCCGGTGGCAGCGCGGTCGCCGTCGCCGCGGGGCTCGTTCCGCTCGCGCACGCCAATGACGGGGGCGGTTCGCTTCGCATCCCCGCGTCGGCATGCGGTCTCTTCGGCTTCAAGCCGAGCCGTGGGCGCACGGTGCCCGCGAGCTTCGTCAGCTCGGACTTCGGCGACATGACGAGCGATCACTGCATCAGCCGCTCGGTGCGTGACAGCGCGCTGCTCCTTTCGCTCACCGAGGATCGCTCGAGTGCTGCGCCCGTCGGCTTCGTGCGCGATCCAATTGCTCGCAGGCTGCGCATCGCGGCCTGGACGCGTACGGCGATGGGCGAGGAGCCGGAGCCCAGGGTGCGCCGCGCCTACGATGAGGCGGTGGCACTGCTCTCCGAGCTCGGCCACGAGGTCGAGCCGATCACTCCGCCCCTCTTCGAGGGTCCCGAGCTGGGCGACGCGTTCTTCCTCGTTTCGGGCGCGGCCGTCGCGGACGTCGTCGAGAGGATTGATCAGACGCGTGACGAGCCCGTGCAACACGACGAGCTCGAGCCGTTCACCTGGGGGCTGGTCGAGACCTTCCTCGCGCGCGGTCCGGACGCGCTGCCACGAGCGCGTGCCGCCTTCGCGCGAGCGGTGCGCGCCTACGGCGAGGCGACTCGAGGGTACGACGTGGTGCTCACGCCGACGATCGCCACCGAGCCGTGGCGCATCGGGCACCTCTCTCCGATTCACGGGCGTGAGGAACTGCTGCGCCGCACGGGACGAGCCCTGGGTTACACGCCCATCCAGAACATCGCGGGTTGCCCCGGGATGTCCGTGCCCCTTCACTTTCCGGGGGACGGTCCTCCCATCGGCACACACTTCGCCGCGGCGCCCGGTGCCGATGCGTTGCTGCTCGGCCTCGCGTACCAGCTCGAGCAGGCACGCCCGTGGAAGGAGCGTTGGGCGCCCTATTCGATTCCCGCGCTCTTCTGA
- a CDS encoding NACHT domain-containing protein, producing the protein MSSRVEEQLLALTAATAFQLVWEGLKGLGKRIADHDRVRRGMHAYARNFLERYGNIKVLNMDRPVPLREVYVAAQAIPPRAMKSFSSVEELHKLFLLRGKRLSWPKARPGSKTDCLEHANKSRFLNVLGSPGAGKSTFLRRLGLEALLPRRTWSVPLLESLGRGPDLGAIELSRYEHDCLPVLIELRRFRTDAIDLALLIQNELAICGLPESGELTGTLLEEGRLLILLDGVDEIPDCQLDKAISHMSDFVDRYSGNRFVISCRTAFYKGYFSRFQDVLLSDFDDQQIASFVHNWFRSDTDLQYQLAEEFLKTLGEPAHASAKELAHTPLLLTFLCLTYDDRQRLPANRSELYRQALEILMERWAASKRIHHEPVYRELHVRMEVQMLAEIAASAFRDDRYFFTRRELTDSITHFLREELNAPKHLNGDQVLQAIEVQQGLIVQRAQDAWSFSHLTLQEYLTAVWHDDPQRLVELVRTHLFDACWREVFILLAGAVRQADELLLRMQQTAEKHLGNAVRLVRWASSKHVPLDDAEQTAARRAFAMALAFDISQAIDLDRLLVEEFDPGLKRDFAVSLIIGRLEAHGLEFDFNLVRDLIRDLGASHDLVYDFNLDCSCIWAQSNGRARDFFVRHARSLINAFAVLASTRVLSGRWDEVGPRVQALRHRLSWEASFHDVLETWRQLLGLFVKTLQLPPEPRELVEGRARLEKYLSACQLIIHCKNAAMRVSRSAWEDICQRMLNPPA; encoded by the coding sequence ATGTCGTCACGAGTCGAGGAGCAACTGCTGGCGTTGACCGCGGCCACGGCCTTTCAGCTCGTCTGGGAAGGACTCAAGGGTCTGGGCAAACGCATCGCCGACCATGACAGGGTTCGACGGGGGATGCATGCGTACGCCCGGAACTTCCTGGAGCGGTACGGGAACATCAAGGTCCTCAACATGGATCGGCCTGTTCCCTTGAGGGAAGTCTACGTGGCCGCCCAGGCGATTCCTCCGCGGGCCATGAAGAGCTTCAGCTCGGTGGAAGAGCTCCACAAGTTGTTCCTTCTGCGAGGCAAGCGCTTGTCCTGGCCAAAGGCACGTCCAGGCAGCAAGACAGACTGCCTGGAACATGCCAACAAGTCCCGCTTTCTCAACGTCCTCGGTTCCCCTGGGGCGGGCAAGTCCACCTTCCTCCGCCGGCTCGGCCTGGAGGCGCTCCTACCGCGGCGAACCTGGAGCGTCCCCTTGCTCGAATCGCTCGGCCGCGGACCCGACCTCGGTGCCATTGAACTCAGCCGCTACGAGCACGACTGCCTTCCCGTCCTGATCGAGCTGCGCCGCTTCCGCACGGATGCGATCGATCTCGCCCTGCTCATCCAGAACGAGCTGGCGATCTGTGGCCTGCCCGAGTCCGGCGAGTTGACCGGAACACTCCTGGAGGAAGGACGCCTGCTGATCCTCCTCGATGGCGTGGATGAAATTCCCGACTGTCAGCTCGACAAGGCCATCTCGCACATGAGTGACTTCGTGGACCGATACAGCGGCAATCGCTTCGTCATCTCGTGCCGAACCGCTTTCTACAAGGGATACTTCAGCCGCTTCCAGGATGTGCTGCTGTCCGACTTCGACGACCAGCAGATCGCCAGCTTCGTCCACAACTGGTTCCGCTCCGACACGGATCTCCAGTACCAGCTCGCCGAGGAGTTCTTGAAGACGCTCGGGGAACCCGCCCACGCCTCCGCCAAGGAGCTGGCCCACACGCCCCTGCTGCTGACGTTTCTCTGCCTCACCTACGATGACCGCCAGCGCCTGCCCGCCAACCGGAGCGAGCTCTACCGGCAGGCACTGGAGATTCTCATGGAGCGGTGGGCCGCCTCCAAGCGCATCCACCATGAGCCCGTCTACCGGGAGCTCCATGTCAGGATGGAAGTCCAGATGCTGGCCGAGATCGCCGCGTCAGCCTTTCGCGACGACCGCTACTTCTTCACCCGCCGGGAGCTGACCGACTCCATCACCCACTTCCTCCGCGAGGAGCTCAATGCACCCAAGCACCTGAATGGCGACCAGGTGCTGCAGGCCATCGAGGTCCAGCAAGGACTCATCGTTCAGCGGGCCCAGGACGCCTGGTCATTCTCGCACCTCACGCTTCAGGAGTACCTCACGGCCGTCTGGCATGACGACCCCCAGCGGCTCGTGGAGCTCGTCCGCACGCACCTGTTCGATGCGTGCTGGCGAGAGGTCTTCATCCTCCTGGCGGGAGCGGTCCGACAGGCGGATGAGCTGCTGCTGCGCATGCAGCAGACCGCCGAGAAGCACTTGGGGAATGCCGTCCGGCTCGTGCGCTGGGCGAGCAGCAAGCACGTGCCCCTGGACGATGCGGAGCAGACCGCGGCCCGACGTGCCTTCGCCATGGCCCTCGCCTTCGACATCAGCCAAGCGATAGACCTCGACCGCCTTCTCGTCGAGGAGTTCGACCCCGGGCTCAAGCGCGATTTCGCCGTCTCCCTCATCATCGGCCGGCTCGAGGCCCACGGCCTCGAGTTCGACTTCAATCTTGTTCGCGACCTCATCCGCGACCTCGGCGCCAGCCACGACCTCGTCTACGACTTCAACCTCGACTGCAGCTGCATCTGGGCTCAGTCCAATGGACGGGCTCGAGACTTCTTTGTCAGGCACGCACGGAGTCTGATCAACGCCTTCGCCGTGCTGGCTTCAACCCGGGTCCTCTCGGGAAGGTGGGATGAGGTGGGGCCGCGGGTACAAGCCTTACGTCATCGGCTGAGCTGGGAGGCTTCATTCCATGATGTACTCGAGACGTGGAGACAACTCCTGGGGCTCTTCGTCAAGACGCTGCAACTCCCCCCCGAGCCTCGCGAGCTGGTGGAAGGAAGAGCCAGGCTCGAAAAATACCTATCGGCGTGTCAGTTGATCATCCATTGCAAGAACGCGGCGATGCGCGTCAGCCGCTCGGCCTGGGAGGACATCTGCCAACGGATGCTCAACCCTCCGGCGTAG
- a CDS encoding glycoside hydrolase family 32 protein, producing MMMVAVLLAGVLGGGTAALALSRSDMAPCPVDYTCRDNKGRCIPCPE from the coding sequence GTGATGATGGTAGCCGTGTTGCTCGCTGGGGTGCTGGGTGGCGGGACGGCGGCGCTGGCGCTCTCGCGGTCCGACATGGCTCCCTGCCCGGTGGACTACACCTGTCGCGACAACAAGGGCCGTTGCATCCCCTGTCCGGAGTAG
- a CDS encoding MFS transporter, with product MGLGQEAGPREESHTQTVDGAGAECIEARCPPTTGLTPGAQLLFALAAGLSVANIYYAQPLLDAMARDFSIRPASIGLVVTVTQLGYALGLLFIVPLGDLVDRRRLIAGQGLLSALALVGVGSAPTATVLLAGMIIVGLLAVVVQVLVAFAATLASSDERGSVVGTVTSGVVIGILLARFVSGLLADLGGWRSVYLTSAGLTLVMAALLYGVLPRHERRSAAPPYPELVRSVFVLFREEPLLRVRAVLALLIFATFSVLWTSMVLPLSAPPISLSHTGVGLFGLAGVAGAIGAGRAGRLADRGWGQWTTGAALALMLVAWLPIAFTHSSLWALAVGVVLLDLAIQAVHVTNQSMLLAVRPDARSRLIGGYMVFYSIGSASGSITSTLVYAWTGWPGVCALGAAISMTALLFWAATRRVT from the coding sequence ATGGGACTCGGACAAGAGGCAGGGCCGCGTGAAGAGAGCCACACCCAGACAGTGGATGGGGCAGGCGCCGAGTGCATCGAGGCGAGGTGTCCGCCAACGACCGGGCTGACTCCGGGCGCCCAGCTGCTCTTCGCGCTCGCGGCCGGGCTCAGCGTCGCGAATATTTATTACGCCCAGCCGCTCCTCGACGCGATGGCGCGCGACTTCTCCATCCGCCCCGCCTCCATCGGGCTCGTCGTGACCGTCACCCAGCTCGGCTACGCACTGGGACTGTTGTTCATCGTGCCGCTGGGCGATCTGGTCGATCGCCGCCGGCTGATCGCCGGCCAGGGCCTGTTGTCCGCGCTGGCATTGGTTGGCGTGGGCAGCGCCCCCACGGCGACCGTGCTGTTGGCGGGAATGATCATCGTTGGCCTGCTCGCCGTGGTCGTGCAGGTGCTCGTCGCCTTCGCCGCGACCCTGGCTTCCTCCGACGAACGAGGGAGCGTGGTCGGGACGGTCACGAGCGGGGTCGTCATCGGCATCCTGCTGGCCCGCTTCGTCTCCGGTCTGCTCGCGGACCTCGGCGGATGGCGTTCGGTCTATCTCACGTCGGCGGGCTTGACCCTGGTCATGGCGGCCTTGCTGTACGGGGTGCTCCCGCGCCACGAGAGGAGAAGCGCCGCCCCGCCCTATCCTGAACTCGTGCGCTCCGTTTTCGTGCTGTTCCGCGAGGAGCCGCTCCTGCGCGTTCGCGCCGTGCTCGCCCTGCTGATCTTCGCCACCTTCAGCGTGTTGTGGACTTCCATGGTCCTGCCACTCAGTGCGCCACCCATCTCGCTCTCCCACACCGGAGTCGGCTTGTTCGGCCTCGCCGGTGTGGCCGGAGCCATTGGCGCCGGACGGGCAGGCCGCCTCGCGGATCGCGGCTGGGGCCAATGGACGACGGGGGCGGCCCTCGCGCTGATGCTGGTGGCGTGGCTCCCCATCGCCTTCACCCACTCATCACTGTGGGCGCTGGCGGTCGGGGTCGTCCTCCTCGATCTGGCCATCCAGGCGGTCCACGTCACCAACCAGAGCATGCTCCTCGCCGTGCGCCCGGATGCCCGCAGCCGGCTCATCGGCGGCTACATGGTCTTCTATTCCATCGGCAGCGCCAGCGGCTCCATCACCTCGACCCTGGTCTATGCGTGGACAGGCTGGCCCGGCGTCTGCGCGCTGGGGGCCGCGATCAGCATGACGGCCCTGCTGTTCTGGGCGGCCACGCGACGTGTCACGTGA